Proteins from a single region of bacterium:
- a CDS encoding carboxypeptidase regulatory-like domain-containing protein has product MANPTDTEAMNTQTGVKAGDETHMRDLPRPGKNRPTGKGATTAIEPVDLETPKTGPSTRRPLTDGVMPPTGIAHLSGLTLRFPFNTKIVPGEVVVVGHKPFEVRKERVLTPMWIVKGVGLLVLSVLAIVGIASMVSGPTGGSVTGVVVDRLTGRVISNATVTLDGGQTVTTNAAGLFMVNGLNAGKFKLTAVAPGYEPQAGSVVRTDRSDAQLAFALMPMALAGSSAQTEMASVPATEAAEENADADAAAMAYGNISLETDFNDYLVFVDGVLYGKDAKKIKRMPAGEHRVVIQLDGFEDFSKNVEVKARNTHTLQVAKSDLVPRVDPIKRAKAHFAEAKEMLDRGLYASAIEKYSLGLKDDPENASAFQYRGWCQFRAGNADAARADLLRAAGMHANANRFLDAVACAGHLIEIAPTDPEGYMRRAKYFTQLREHDKAVKDCETAVKLEKKSERTHLALAEACFIAGDYKRAAKEYDAARKLSDQPADAYVQMLISLARGGEDDQVRKKYKGFTDVATPEMQKKLRDNPDWLRVLQIVDPTKRSEG; this is encoded by the coding sequence ATGGCCAATCCGACCGATACCGAGGCGATGAACACGCAGACCGGCGTCAAGGCGGGGGATGAGACGCACATGCGCGACCTGCCGCGTCCGGGCAAAAACAGACCGACGGGCAAGGGGGCGACCACGGCGATCGAGCCGGTCGACCTGGAAACGCCCAAGACGGGGCCATCCACACGCCGACCCCTGACCGACGGCGTCATGCCGCCCACCGGGATCGCGCACTTGTCGGGACTGACGTTGCGGTTTCCATTCAACACGAAGATCGTGCCCGGCGAAGTCGTGGTGGTCGGACATAAACCGTTCGAAGTGCGTAAGGAGCGTGTCCTCACGCCGATGTGGATTGTAAAGGGGGTGGGGCTCTTGGTCTTGTCGGTGCTGGCGATAGTCGGGATCGCGTCGATGGTCAGCGGCCCCACGGGCGGCTCGGTGACCGGCGTGGTGGTGGATCGTTTGACCGGACGGGTGATCTCGAACGCGACGGTGACTCTGGACGGCGGCCAGACGGTGACCACGAATGCGGCCGGGCTGTTCATGGTCAATGGACTCAATGCGGGGAAATTCAAACTGACGGCGGTCGCGCCGGGATACGAGCCGCAAGCGGGCTCGGTGGTGCGAACCGACCGGAGTGATGCGCAACTGGCGTTTGCGCTCATGCCGATGGCGCTGGCCGGATCGTCGGCCCAGACCGAAATGGCGAGCGTGCCCGCCACCGAGGCGGCCGAGGAGAACGCCGACGCCGATGCGGCGGCGATGGCCTACGGCAACATCAGTTTGGAGACGGATTTCAATGATTACCTGGTCTTTGTCGACGGCGTGCTCTACGGCAAAGACGCCAAGAAGATCAAGCGCATGCCCGCCGGGGAGCACCGCGTGGTGATCCAGTTGGACGGGTTTGAAGACTTCTCGAAGAATGTGGAGGTCAAGGCGCGCAATACGCACACGCTGCAGGTGGCCAAAAGCGATCTGGTGCCGCGGGTCGACCCGATCAAGCGCGCCAAAGCGCATTTCGCCGAGGCCAAAGAAATGCTGGACCGCGGGCTGTACGCATCGGCCATCGAGAAATACAGTCTCGGACTCAAGGATGACCCGGAGAACGCGTCGGCCTTCCAGTATCGTGGCTGGTGCCAGTTCAGGGCAGGCAACGCCGACGCGGCGCGCGCCGACCTGCTGCGGGCGGCCGGCATGCATGCCAACGCCAATCGGTTTCTCGACGCGGTCGCCTGCGCCGGGCATCTGATTGAGATTGCTCCGACCGATCCGGAGGGCTACATGCGGCGCGCGAAGTACTTCACCCAGCTGCGTGAACACGACAAGGCGGTCAAGGATTGCGAGACCGCCGTCAAGCTGGAGAAAAAATCGGAGCGGACACACCTGGCGCTGGCGGAGGCCTGCTTCATTGCCGGGGACTACAAGCGCGCGGCCAAGGAGTACGACGCGGCGCGCAAGCTGTCCGACCAGCCGGCGGACGCGTATGTGCAGATGCTGATCTCCCTGGCGCGCGGCGGCGAGGATGACCAGGTGCGCAAGAAATACAAGGGATTCACCGACGTGGCCACCCCGGAGATGCAGAAGAAACTGCGCGACAATCCGGATTGGTTGCGGGTGCTGCAGATCGTCGATCCGACGAAGCGGTCGGAAGGGTAA